A stretch of DNA from Kangiella sediminilitoris:
GCCGGGTCAAGACGGCCAACCTGATGCATCAGGAACACACTTCATTAACCTTCAAAACTTGTTGGTTTCTAGAGACAATATTCGACAAGGGGTTCTCGACCTACTAGCGTTGGAATCTGAAATCCCTAATATGGATATTGACGGAGATAGTACCCCTGACTTTGATGGTTCAAAAATCAGCTTCATGGGTTACTCTCTTGGTGGAGTTGTTGGTTCAAACTATATGGCATTGACTGCTGACACAAAGCAAGGGGTCTTGGCAGGAACAACAGGTAGCATTGCTCAATTCTTGAATGGATCGCCTGCCTTCGGTCCTGTTATTCGTGGTGGCTTATCAGCAGCTTCAGGTGTAGCAGTAGATGACCCTGCATTCGTTCCTGAAGTCTTATCACCATTCTTGTTTGCTGCACAAACAGTAGTTGACTCGGGTGATCCTGTGAATTACGCGGCAATCGCGATAGCTAATAATAAGCCGACACTGGGAGTGCAGATCCAAACGGATACGGTCGTTCCTCCAGTTATTGAAGGAGGTCCTCTAGCTGGGGCAACTCCTCATGCAGCATTGTTCGGATTACCGGTCGTTACACAGACGACACAAACATCACGTGCTTCGATTAAAGTCTCTGATGGTAATCATGGAACCGTACTTACACCTGCGGGCCCTAATGGTTCGACAGAGTTTATTGAGCAAACCACGTTAATACAAAACGCAATTGCCAAGTTTATTGCCTCTGGCGGTGCCTTGGTCGAGATTACAGACCCTTCACTCGTTGAACAGTAAGCTGTAATCTATTAGGATGAAAAGCCCTCAATATGAGGGCTTTTTTTATGACTAGGAAAAAAGATATTTTAGAGTGATTTTTATCCAATTTTATTGGCTTTTAAAGTAAAATCACGTTTTACCGTCAACGCCTCATGGCATTATGCAAAGGTTACTATGATTGAGTTTCTTTCGGAATACGGGCTTTTTCTATTAAAGGCCGCAACTATTATCATTGGGATTATGCTCGTACTGGGCATGATAATTAATGCTGGCCATCGGCAGCAGCAAGCTATCCCGAAAGGCGACCTAAGAGTTACCAACCTCGGTGATGCGATTAAAGAGAGAAGTCAGGCCATTAAAAATGAAGTGATGTCTAAATATCAGTTCAAATATAGCCTGAAAAAAGAAAAGGAAGAAGACAAGGCTAAAGAAAAGGAAGAAAAGCAAAAGCTTAAGTCCTTGAAGAAAAAAGACCGTAAGGCGGATGACACAGACTCAAAAGATGACCGCCGGGCAAGAGTTTTTGTGATTGACTTTGACGGTGATATTGAGGCCAGTGATGTTGAGTCAATGCGAGAAGAAATTACTGCTATTCTGACTGCTGCGGAAGAAGGTGATGAAGTCATGGTCCGGCTTAAAAGCCCCGGCGGTATGGTTCATACATATGGTCTGGCGGCATCACAATTGCAGAGAGTACGTGATGCGGGCTATAAACTGACCATTGCAGTTGACGAAGTTGCTGCCAGTGGTGGTTATATGATGGCCTGTGTTGCTGATACGATTACAGCTGCTCCTTTTGCAGTAATAGGATCAATCGGTGTGGTTGCAGAGTTACCGAATTTCCACCGTTTATTAAAAAAAGCAAATGTAGACTACGAACAACACACAGCGGGTGACTATAAACGGACATTAACGATGTTTGGTGAAAATACCTCTCACGGAAGAGATAAATTTAAACAGGATCTGGATGATACACATGAACTGTTTAAGTCGTTTATCAATAAAAATCGACCACAGTTAGATTTAGAAAAGGTAGCGACCGGAGAGCACTGGTATGGTACGCGTGCCAAGGAGCTGGACTTAGTTGATGACCTTAAAACCAGCGATGATCTGATTATTGATGCACTGAAAGATAAAGATGTGTATGCAATTAAATACAGTATCAAAAAACCAATCAGTGAGCGTTTATCTGTCAGCTTCAGCCGTGGTGCAGAAAGCCTGATTAATCGCCTGCTGCATCGTTCTTCCCGACAGGATTTATTCAAATAGGTTTAGCGTGGATTACGATTTCTGGAATAACTGTTGGTTGCGGCCAACACAACCTTTCCATTTAAGCCAGGCGCACCATTTTTTAGTAAAGTATTACCAGCAGTATTTTGACGGTAAAGACAAGGTACTGCTGCCTTTATGCGGTAAGACAAGGGATTTACTTTTCCTATCTGACCAAAAGATCGATGCTGTTGGAGTTGAATTTAACCAGCATGCGGTAGAGGAGTTTTGGAAGGAAAGTGGGATTAGGCCCGAAATAACAAAGGTAGATAATGGTGTTCGGTATGATGCTGCTCATATCCACCTGTGGCTCAGTGACTTTTTTCAACTTCATAAGAAAGATACGGGTTCTTTCCAGCTGATTTTTGATCGTGCAGCAATCGTTGCATTGCCTCTTGAGCTACGACACAAATATGCGAGTCATCTCGAAAGTTTTCTTAGTCCGGATGGGCAAATTCTACTGGTGACTATGGATTATGACCCGAAAGAGATGAGTGGTCCTCCATTTTGTATATCTGAGCGGGATTTGCATGAATTATTCCCCCATGCTGAGATAACGGAACTTGACCGCCACAGTATTTTAGATAGCCACCCTCGTTGGAAAGAGCTTGAACTGAGCTATCTGAATGAAATCCTTTATAAAATTCGTTTAAAACATTAAGAGTATATGAATAAACAGCAAAAAAAAGTTAAGCCATATGGTTTGTGGGAATCTCCAATCAGCGCTGAGCAACTTGCCAGCAAGTCAACCAGATTGGGGCAGATACAAACTACCTCGGACGCGCTCTACTGGCTGGAAGGGAGGCCAGAAGAGCAGGGGCGTGGAGTTATAGTCCGCTACCGCGAAGGACAGCGCGAAGACATCACACCGAAACCCTACAATGTTCGCACCCGTGTTCATGAGTACGGTGGTGCTGATTTCTGGCTTAACGATGATGTCTTACTGTTTGTTGACGATGAAGAACAGCAGCTTTATAAGCAAGACTTACAATCGCTGGAAGTTATCGCCATTACTCCTAAGCCACCTTCTAAGCGTAGCTGGCGCTACAATGATGGTTGCATAGCACCTCAAGGCGACTTTACTGTCTGTGTACGAGAAAGGCACGAAAAAGGCGAGGTGGTGAATGAGCTGGTTAAGATACCTCTTGATGGCTCTGCCAGTCCATCCATTATTGCAGAGGGATATGATTTTTACTCTAATCCACGGATCAGCTCGGATGGTAAACGTATTAGCTGGCTTTGTTGGAATCACCCGAACATGCCCTGGGATGAGACTGAAGTCTGGTCTGGCGAATGGGTGAACGGAGAAGTTGCCAACCCAAAGGCAGTTGTGGCGGAGAACAACGTATCAGCTTATCAGCCTGACTGGAGCGATAATAATGAGTTGTTGTTTGCTGCGGACTATGAAGAGTGGTGGCATTTATATCAGCAAAACTCAAGCAAGCCATTACATGTATTTCAGCATATTGAATTTGCACTCCCTCAGTGGGTCTTTGGCTGTAATACATGGCAACAGCTTGACGAGGATACCTTAATTGCGATTGGAACAAAGACCGGTACCCAGGCACTCTATTTAATAAATCTGAGCGATGGTTCCATATCATTGCTAACTGACCATTGGACTGCTTTTAACGGTCAGATGGTGGTAAGGCATACTGAACAAGGAAATCAGGTGTATTTCGTTGCAGCGAACCCAACCCAGCCGGAATGTGTGATTGAGGTTACATTGGATGGTGATCACAATATCCTGCAACGGGAGATCTTGTCGGATTTAGAGCAGACCACAGATAGAGGTGACATATCTGTGGCACAGCATGTTAGCTTTAAAACATCTCATGGAGATAAAGCTCATGGTTTCTTCTATCCCCCAGTTAACAGTGGGTTCGAGGGGCCAGGTGATGAAAGACCACCCCTTATTGTAATGAGTCATGGCGGTCCTACAGCGATGGCAGATAGCGGACTGGATTCGAAAATACAGTTCTGGACCAGCCGAGGCTTTGCAGTAGCCGACGTTAATTACCGCGGAAGTACTGGGTATGGACGACTTTTCAGAGATAAGCTTCGTGGACAGTGGGGGTTATTGGATGTAGATGACTGCATAGCAATGGGACACTATTTAGCGGAGCAGGGCTTAGTAGATGGCGAACGTATGGCTATTAGAGGAGGGTCAGCAGGTGGCTATACGACTTTATGTGCGCTTACCTTCCATGATGCATTTAAAGCAGGTATGAGCCGCTATGGAGTGGCAGATTTGGTTTCCTTGTCTCAAGATAGCCATAAGTTTGAAATACGCTATCTGGATAGCATGGTAGGTCCATATCCTGAAAAGGCTGACATATATCAGCAGCGTTCACCTGTAAACCATACCGACCAATTATCATGCCCAATCCTGATTTTGCAGGGGCTGGAAGATAAAGTCGTACCCCCAAACCAGGCTGAAGCAATGGTTGATGCGCTTAAGGCAAAAGGGTTGCCCTATGAATATATAACGTTCGAAGGTGAAGGTCATGGATTCAGAAAGCCGGATACCATTATTAAAGCGTTTAACACAGAGCTACATTTTTATCAGCAGTATTTACTTTAATACCTGATACCCCAGGGGGGATTGTCACCATAATGCCTCGGCATAAAAAAGGATAAGCCGAGGCTAAAAATTAATGATACTAGCGTGGAAGACATTAAGTCGCTAGTCGGAGCGTATGGAGCATCGCCAGTAAAGGGCGTGGAAAGTTAGAGGCCCGAGATGCCAGTTCAGTTGGTGAGCGTCAGTGATGACTCGAAGTTGTTCTTTGAAATAAATACAAATGCTCTTGGGCTCGAATCAGAAGAGTAATACACTCCACAGAAGCCTTTTACTTGAGCTAAAAAGTATTAGTTTGATTAGGTTACGCCTGCTGATTTGATAAGTCACTGTGCCAAGCTGGAGGGTATCGGCATTATTTCTTTTGTCTCGGTTACTAAGTCAGTTTTTTAGTTGTTTTAAATGTCATAGCAAAAAGCCCTCAACAGAGGGCTTTCGAATTAGTATAAGTTGTTTTTACTTGCCCTTATTGACCTTGAGTAAACTCATAGTCATCAATCAAAGTAAAGAAGCCATCTTCAGGATCCAGAAGCAAGTCAGCACTTATTGTAAAGTTATCTGGAGCTCCTCCCTCAAACTGCCAACGAACCTTAAAGTTAAACTTACCGTCTTCTGTTCTCTTTTGAATGAGCGGTGATTGTTGTAGTTCCTGAAAGTCTTTAATAGCTTCCTCTGATAGTTTAAACACGGTACTGTGTTTGAGAGTAGTGTCACCAAACCAGCTTTCTTCAGAAGATATTGTATCCTTGACAACAATGAGATTGAGGGTTTTATCTAGTTTATGGCTTGGAGTTAATAGTTTAACTTGAAGATTAGTTCTATCCTTAACATAGCCCCTGGAGATATTGGTAACAATTTTTGCTCGAATATGCCTGGCATTAAGTTCAGCAAAATCTTTCTTATCAAAGGTCGACATGCTTAGCATGGTGGATAGTGGGATGTGTGAACACCCCACTACTAATAGACACAGCATGTAGGTAAAAAAATTCCTTTTCATTCTCATTCCTTAAAACTTTCTAGTCATCAAAGTTACTGTGGTTGAACGGATCGTTAAAGGTATCCATTTCAATTTCGTTTTCTGACTTAGCCACGATTGCTGTGACAGCAGCATCACCGGAAATATTGACTGCCGTTCGGGTCATATCCAGTAGACGGTCAATGCCCAGAATCATACCAATAGCTTCTACTGGTAGATTAACTTGAGTTAACACGCCCGCAAGCAGAATCAAGCCGACACTAGGAACACCTGCAGTACCGATTGAGGCGAGGGTCGCTGTTAATACCACGGTCAGTAATTGCGCCATGCTCAGGTCTACGTCGTAAGCTTGGGCGATAAACAGTGTAGCAATACCTTGCATGATCGCAGTGCCATCCATATTAATGGTTGCACCAAGAGGCAGGGTAAAAGAGAAGGTGTTCTTATGCACTCCAAGGTTCATCTCGGCACAACGCATGGTTACTGGTAGCGTGGCGTTGCTGCTGGAAGTACCAAAGGCTGTGATCATCGCCGGCCACATGCCCTTAAAGAAGTTGATTGGGTTGAGTCTCGCAAACAGAGCAATCAAAGTACTATAGGTTAATATGGCATGTAGAATTAAGCCCACTATGACCAATAAGAAATAGCCACCCAAACCACCCAGTAAGTCAGAGAATGGGAAGGTCGCAAACGTTTCAGCAATCAAGAAGAATACACCGTAAGGTGCGAAGCGCATAACGATATTAACCAGTTCCATCACTACTTTATTAACGTCATTAAACCATTTGCTGATACGTTTACCCTGCTCACCGGATAAAGTAATCGCAAGACCAACAAGAATAGCGAAGACGATAATTTGAAGCATATTGGCGTTAAACATAGCCTCAAATGGGTTGGTTGGAATAATATTGATAATAACCTCTGTCAGTGGAGGTTTCTCACTGGCGTTAAATGTTGCATCACCTACTGGCATCCCTATCCCTGGCTGGAATATGGAAGCTAGAGTTAGGGCCAGGGTCAGAGCGATAGCTGTGGTAAGCAGGTATAAACCTATCGATTTTAAACTTAAGCGCCCAAGCTTTGAGGGATCGGCCAGGGAAGAGACTCCGCAAACCAGAGAGACAAGAACTAATGGAACCATTAACATTTTTAGCGCATTGATAAATAGTGTGCCGCCGACGCTAAACAAACCTTCAACTAAGTAATTATAAGACCAGCTTTGTTCTTGCAGCAGGGTGCAGTTTGCCTGTCCCGCCGCTAACAGGCCTTTTTTACCTGCCCAGCTGTCCATGTTCAAAGCCATGGTTTTGGTCTGAGTCAAGAAGCCTGAGCAGTCGTAGCCCCCAAATTGCAGGAATAAGAAGCCTACAATGGCACCCGCAACCATAAAAATTAGAATTTTTGCGCTTAAGTTCATTGTTTTAATCGTTTGTTAGAGAATTTATGAACTCTAAGTCATTGTACAAAAAACTGCAAATTAATACTTGATTATGAATGATTACAGGTGTAATCTTTAACTATTGATTACGTTTGTAATCATAAAATTGAATAAATTAACTGATATGAGTCGAGTATGACGATCAGAGTGAGTGAAGCAGAAAAAAGTGTGATGGATGTTCTGTGGCAGGAATCTCCATTATCCAGTACGGAAGTAGTCGAGAAACTTCAGTCTCAGGACTGGAGTGAGAAAACCGTAAAAACCTTTTTAAACCGGTTGGTTAAAAAGGGTGTAGTGACTTTCCAGAAAGACGGTCGTCGGTATCTATACTATCCCGCCATAGAGCGTGATGAGTTTTTAGCCGATGAAAGTGAAGGTTTCCTGGATAAAGTCTTTAAAGGCAATATGAAAGAATTACTGGCGACATTTGTTCAGAATAAACAACTGTCGAAAGATGAACTGGATTATCTGAAAGGGTTACTGGCCGAGCAGGGAAATAGGAAGGAGCAGAATGATGCTGAGTGATCTTAGGCTCAATGGCTGGCTGGATACTTTCTGGCATTTCAACTTAGACTTAAGTGTCATCGTGTTGACGGTGTTGGTGGTGCGCTTTTTTATACGTAAAACCACCAAAAGCTACAACTCATACCTACTATGGTTGGCTATCCCGGTAGGGTTTTTGTTGGCGAAAGTTGTTGCATCCATCGACTTTACCTCGGCCAGCTCCAGCTATATTGGTCAGGCTGTATCGGTTATGGTGATGAAGCCTGTAGAAACACTTCAAAATTATTGGTGGTTAGGTGCGATATGGCTAACAGGAACTACCTTATTACTACTGCGGTTACTAATTCAGCATGTTGAATTAAGACGAGAGCTAAAAAGGATTGAAAGACCCGCCACTGATTTAAAAGGGTATATGAATCATAAGCCAAAGCTGTATTCACTGATAGCCGTAGAACATGATGATATGTCACCAGCAGTCTATGGCTTTATAAAACCTAAGATCTATTTCCCGCTTCACGTTGCCGAACAATTAACTGCTGAGCAAATTCAACTCATTATCGAACATGAAGAACAGCATATTAGACAGAAGCATTTATGGCTTAACTTATTATGGGATGTGCTGGTTTGTATCGGTTGGTTTAATCCATTAATTTATATCGCGAGAAAAAACTTCAGGCATGACCAGGAATTATTCTGTGACTATCTGGTTCTAAATAAAACGGATACCTCACGTACAAAAGACTACGGTCATGCTCTGCTTTCAACAGTTTCTGCCACTCACTCTGTAAGTCTACTCTGCTCTTGGAAGGTTTTTAACCAACTTGAGGAGCGTATTATGAATATTACTAAACCCATCAACCGTACAGGCAAAGTTGCCTTGTCGCTAGGAGCTGCAATGGTTTTAAGCTGTTGTGCAGTTTATGCAGCCAACAAGGAGGTCAAAGAAGAACGAGTTGTTACCCGTGAAAATATCACCATCGATGGAAACGGTCAGAAAAAAACAGTTATCGAATTTAACAATGGTGATGGTGTGGTTTATTTGCAGGAAGACGATAAATACTACATCAAGGAAAATGGCGTCAAACGCGAAATGACAGCCGAGGAGAAAGAGAAGTTTGAGAAAGTGCATGAAGAGGCTCAGAAACAACTCTATTTGTCAGAAGAAGAGCTTCGTAAGGTTGAGAAAGAAATTGAGCAAGCTCATCGAGAACTGGAGCTGCATGTTGATGAAGTCAAAATAGCAGAAGAAGAGATTA
This window harbors:
- the sohB gene encoding protease SohB gives rise to the protein MEFLSEYGLFLLKAATIIIGIMLVLGMIINAGHRQQQAIPKGDLRVTNLGDAIKERSQAIKNEVMSKYQFKYSLKKEKEEDKAKEKEEKQKLKSLKKKDRKADDTDSKDDRRARVFVIDFDGDIEASDVESMREEITAILTAAEEGDEVMVRLKSPGGMVHTYGLAASQLQRVRDAGYKLTIAVDEVAASGGYMMACVADTITAAPFAVIGSIGVVAELPNFHRLLKKANVDYEQHTAGDYKRTLTMFGENTSHGRDKFKQDLDDTHELFKSFINKNRPQLDLEKVATGEHWYGTRAKELDLVDDLKTSDDLIIDALKDKDVYAIKYSIKKPISERLSVSFSRGAESLINRLLHRSSRQDLFK
- a CDS encoding class I SAM-dependent methyltransferase, translating into MDYDFWNNCWLRPTQPFHLSQAHHFLVKYYQQYFDGKDKVLLPLCGKTRDLLFLSDQKIDAVGVEFNQHAVEEFWKESGIRPEITKVDNGVRYDAAHIHLWLSDFFQLHKKDTGSFQLIFDRAAIVALPLELRHKYASHLESFLSPDGQILLVTMDYDPKEMSGPPFCISERDLHELFPHAEITELDRHSILDSHPRWKELELSYLNEILYKIRLKH
- a CDS encoding alpha/beta hydrolase family protein; the protein is MNKQQKKVKPYGLWESPISAEQLASKSTRLGQIQTTSDALYWLEGRPEEQGRGVIVRYREGQREDITPKPYNVRTRVHEYGGADFWLNDDVLLFVDDEEQQLYKQDLQSLEVIAITPKPPSKRSWRYNDGCIAPQGDFTVCVRERHEKGEVVNELVKIPLDGSASPSIIAEGYDFYSNPRISSDGKRISWLCWNHPNMPWDETEVWSGEWVNGEVANPKAVVAENNVSAYQPDWSDNNELLFAADYEEWWHLYQQNSSKPLHVFQHIEFALPQWVFGCNTWQQLDEDTLIAIGTKTGTQALYLINLSDGSISLLTDHWTAFNGQMVVRHTEQGNQVYFVAANPTQPECVIEVTLDGDHNILQREILSDLEQTTDRGDISVAQHVSFKTSHGDKAHGFFYPPVNSGFEGPGDERPPLIVMSHGGPTAMADSGLDSKIQFWTSRGFAVADVNYRGSTGYGRLFRDKLRGQWGLLDVDDCIAMGHYLAEQGLVDGERMAIRGGSAGGYTTLCALTFHDAFKAGMSRYGVADLVSLSQDSHKFEIRYLDSMVGPYPEKADIYQQRSPVNHTDQLSCPILILQGLEDKVVPPNQAEAMVDALKAKGLPYEYITFEGEGHGFRKPDTIIKAFNTELHFYQQYLL
- a CDS encoding dicarboxylate/amino acid:cation symporter produces the protein MNLSAKILIFMVAGAIVGFLFLQFGGYDCSGFLTQTKTMALNMDSWAGKKGLLAAGQANCTLLQEQSWSYNYLVEGLFSVGGTLFINALKMLMVPLVLVSLVCGVSSLADPSKLGRLSLKSIGLYLLTTAIALTLALTLASIFQPGIGMPVGDATFNASEKPPLTEVIINIIPTNPFEAMFNANMLQIIVFAILVGLAITLSGEQGKRISKWFNDVNKVVMELVNIVMRFAPYGVFFLIAETFATFPFSDLLGGLGGYFLLVIVGLILHAILTYSTLIALFARLNPINFFKGMWPAMITAFGTSSSNATLPVTMRCAEMNLGVHKNTFSFTLPLGATINMDGTAIMQGIATLFIAQAYDVDLSMAQLLTVVLTATLASIGTAGVPSVGLILLAGVLTQVNLPVEAIGMILGIDRLLDMTRTAVNISGDAAVTAIVAKSENEIEMDTFNDPFNHSNFDD
- a CDS encoding BlaI/MecI/CopY family transcriptional regulator translates to MTIRVSEAEKSVMDVLWQESPLSSTEVVEKLQSQDWSEKTVKTFLNRLVKKGVVTFQKDGRRYLYYPAIERDEFLADESEGFLDKVFKGNMKELLATFVQNKQLSKDELDYLKGLLAEQGNRKEQNDAE
- a CDS encoding TonB family protein, whose translation is MMLSDLRLNGWLDTFWHFNLDLSVIVLTVLVVRFFIRKTTKSYNSYLLWLAIPVGFLLAKVVASIDFTSASSSYIGQAVSVMVMKPVETLQNYWWLGAIWLTGTTLLLLRLLIQHVELRRELKRIERPATDLKGYMNHKPKLYSLIAVEHDDMSPAVYGFIKPKIYFPLHVAEQLTAEQIQLIIEHEEQHIRQKHLWLNLLWDVLVCIGWFNPLIYIARKNFRHDQELFCDYLVLNKTDTSRTKDYGHALLSTVSATHSVSLLCSWKVFNQLEERIMNITKPINRTGKVALSLGAAMVLSCCAVYAANKEVKEERVVTRENITIDGNGQKKTVIEFNNGDGVVYLQEDDKYYIKENGVKREMTAEEKEKFEKVHEEAQKQLYLSEEELRKVEKEIEQAHRELELHVDEVKIAEEEIKHAHEEIARAQQEIVRVYEKGEISREEMQRIKKDLAKAKKQINAEKLQKRIRIDVERSKRDLEKARTEIKRQRSQAMRTPPMPPHEAHRIIKIDERVFSEGEGDEHRVINWTENGGKVYTVANGEYYVVENGKKRAMTSEEKARFEEKIKLIPKPPKGPLNPKAPKAPDSIKADTLTVIEQPQAEYPKEAKKEGIEGYVNLTFDVNNQGRASNIRVEKSSNKGLFNKAAIDAIKQWRFADKDYGKRGRTYQMKFALDS